ACACCTATTAATAACAAAACTAAAACATAAGAAAACCCAATAACAATAGCCGCCAAAGGAGTAACAATAAAAATTAACCCCAGGAAAAGTATTAAAAATCTTCCGGAACCGTTTTTTAGATCCCTTAGCAACTCATCAGCTTTTATGTTTTTATTTCCGGTTTCGCTCAGCCTTTTTAAATATAAAATGGGATACGAATATGAGACCATTGTTACAAGCATAAAAAGCATAAAAACCAGCAAGGAAACAATGATAAGCATGACGCCGTTCTCCGCAAAATAAGCCTCAAAGTAATAACTTTGGCCTGCAGTATTTGATCCCAGGATCTGAGAAAATAATTCGCGATATCCAAAAACGAAAATTGCCACCATAAGAATCAGCAACAGTCCGTTGATAAAAATGTAATTTTTGAAGTAATTTTTTCCGTTTTCTTTAAAAAAAGTGAAAGTGTCACTTACGATGGTTCCGAAGTTCCTTTTCTGGTAAAACTGCATGGCTTAATGGTGTTTTTGCTGAAACAATATATGGATAAATAAAATAATAAAAACCAATAAGAGAAAGGGATCCAAAGATGAGCAGGATATTAAGAAAAACTGGCATCTGCAGTGCATATCTTGTAACATATCCTTCGAGAATTCCTGCAATAATAGTAAATGGAACGGTACTTAAAAATATTTTGAACGCATCTCTAAACCCAATTTTAAATGAATTGAAACGCGAATAAGTCTTAGGAAACAAAATAGATGCACCCAGGATTAATCCCGCACCCGCTTCTACTACCATGCTGAAGATTTCGAAAACACCGTGAACCCAGATGCCTTTTGCACTGTCTTTCAATGCCCCGTGCTCGTGGAAAAAGTACTGGAAAGAACCCAGCATAATACAGTTTTGCAGCAACGCGAATAGGGTTCCTACGCCGCCAAAAATTCCGTAGAGAAAAAGAATGGCTCCAACCTTAAGGTTATTGAAAGTAATTGCAATCGTGCTTCCCCAATTAGATCCCTGCTGATAAACCCCGACAGCATTTCCTTTTTGGATATTTTCAATGGTTTTATTTACATATTCTTCACCCAGAATAATTTTTACAAATTCCTTATCATAATACGCCGAAATAACACCTATTAAAGTAAAAAGAATGAAAAAAGCAAAAGCGTAGTACAGATAACGCCTGTACTGATGCATAAGGAGAGGAACTTCAGTCTTATAAAAATAAAGCAGCCGATTTTGTTCTGCTCTTTTGGTTTTATAAATTTTCTGAAAAATAAGGGAGGAAAGATTGTTAAGATAAACGGTGGTTTTGCTTTTTGGGTAGTAAGTTTGCGAGAAGGAAAGATCATTCACCAGGTTAATATACATCGACGAAAGATCATCAGGATTTTTTTTTATTTTTCCCTCAATTACGCGCTCAATTCCCAACCATTTTTCTTTATTTTGCTTTATAAATGCAACCTCTCTCATACGAAGCTAAAATAATAAAAATATGTCGCTCATCGCTATAAATACTTCACAAAATGTAAACATAAATTTCAATACAGCGAGTATCGGCGAAAGAATAGTGGCTTTTCTTGTAGATTTATTAATAAAAGCTGCTTATGTGCTTTTGATGTATTTCGTTTTTTTTCGGTTATTTAACCTGGGACAATTGTTGGATCAGTTTGATAGCTGGTCGAGAATGGCAATCATAATTCTTATTACTTTTCCGATTCATATCTACACGTTGGTTTGCGAAAGTTTGATGGAAGGACAGACTTTCGGGAAGAAACTTATGAAAATTAAGGTGGTAAAAATAGATGGTATTCAGGCAAGTTTCGGCGATTATCTGATGCGCTGGTTTTTCCGTCTTATTGATGTTTTCTCAAATTCAGGAATTATCGGCTTAATAAGCATGATTGTATCGAAAAACAACCAGCGTTTAGGAGACATCGCTTCGGGCACAGCTGTTATTTCGCTGAAAAGTCAAGTCAATATTTCTCATACGATCCTGGAAAATCTTAAAGAAGATTATAAACCCGTTTTTCCGCAGGTTATTGCACTTTCCGACAACGACATTAGGATTATCAAAGAAAATTACCAGAAGGCCCTTAAAATTGATGACAGACAGGTTATCTCGAAGCTTTCTAATAAAATTAAGGAAATACTGAAGTTAGAGCCAGACTCGGTAAAATTCACCGAAAGGCAGTTCATTAATGTCATCATTAAAGATTATAACTTTTACACCGGGAAGGATCATTAAAATTTTCAGTATATTTAAATATCCAAAAAAGAAAAAGATATGAAATACGAAAATAAACGATCCGGAAACGGCGGAGTAATTACCCTGAACAACGATGAAGAGGAAATCGGAAGACTTACCTACACGATTTTCCCTGACGATAGCAAACTGATTATTTCATTTGTGTTGGTTCATCCAAAATTTGAAGGTCGGGGTATGGGAAAGTACCTGGTGGAAGAAGGAATAAAATTCGCCCGGGAAAATAACTGGAAAATTTATCCGCATTGTTCTTACGCACGGTCAGTAATGAACCGGATGAATGATGTTGACGACATCTTGCTTCAGCGATAAAAATAAAAAAAACTCAAAGCTAATCTTTGAGTTTTTTTTATTCTTAGAGGATACCGTGAATTAAATACTTTCCATTAATTCATCGGTAATTTCCATATTATGGAAAACATTCTGTACATCGTCATCTTCTTCGAAACGGTCGAGCATTTTCATATTTGCCTTGAACTGGTCTTCGCTTACTTCTTTTGTATTATTAGCAATTCGCTGTAATTCGGCACTTTTAACTTCAATACCCAACTCATCAAGTTTGTGGGAAAGCGTTCCGAAGTCTTCGAATGCGGTTGTAATCATTACCTCTTCATCATCACTTTCAACATCTTCGGCTCCGCCATCAATCATTTCCATTTCAAAATCATCCCACTCCATTTTAATTGAAGATTTATCGATAGAGAAGATTCCTTTTCGGTCAAAAATAAATGCCAGTTCTCCGTTCTTCCCTAGGTTTCCATCAAATTTATTAAAGATCGCTCTTACGTTTGCAACGGTTCGTGTGGGATTGTTTGTCGTACATTCTACAAAAAAAGCGACACCTCCCTGGCCGTAACCTTCGTAGGTAATTTCTTCATAGTTCTCTGCGTCAGCACCGCTGGCTTTTTTGATCGCACGTTCTACGTTGTCTTTTGGCATGTTGGCACCTCTTGCATTCTGAATGCATCGGCGCAGCGCGGGGTTAGTATCCTGATCAGGTCCGCCGGCTTTAACTGCAAGTGCTATATCTTTTCCAATTTTTGAAAACGTTTTGGCCATCTTATCCCATCGGGCCATTTTTGAAGCTTTTCTGTATTCGAATGCGCGTCCCATAATTTTAACGAATTAATAATTGCAAAAATAATGAATTTATATCAAAAAAAAACGCTCCCATTACTGAGAGCGTTCATTTATCTAGAAAAATAATTAATTATTTTTTCTTTTTTACAGGTGCTTTCTTCACAGGAATATCAGATTTCTGATAAGTTGCCCATTCTGTAGCATCTTCAATTGCTTTTACAACTACTTTTCTATCTTGTTGTCTTTCTGCGTCTGTTGCAGTTTCTGGAACTACAGCTTTAGCTTCACCAACTCCGATTGATTTAAGATCACTTGGATCAACACCTCTAGCGTCTAATGCAGCAACTACTGATGCAGCTCTCTGTCTAGACAAGTTAAGGTTATAAGCTTCAGATCCTTTTTTATCAGTTTGACCTTCTAACAAGTAGTTACCACGATCTGCTTTGATAATTGTAGCAGCAGCATCCAATCTTGGGCCTGATTCAGCTTTGATAGTAGCTTTGTTGAAATCGAAATAAATATTTTTCAATTCAGCTTCTACTTCTGTTGCAGTTACAGATTTAGGTTTTGGACAACCGTTGTATTGAGCAAGACCTGGAACTGTAGGACAAGCATCATCTTTGTCTAATACTCCGTCTCCGTCAGTATCTGGCCAAGGACAACCATTGTTTTCAGCAGGACCAGCAACATCTGGACAAGCATCATCTTTATCTACAACACCGTCTCCATCAGTATCTGGCCAAGGACATCCGTTGTTTTCAACTGGACCAGCAACATCTGGACATTGATCATCTTTATCTGGAACTCCGTCGCCATCAGTATCAGGACAACCTTGGAACTCAGGTAAACCTGGAGTATCTGGACATAAATCATCTTTATCTAAGATACCATCTTTATCTCTGTCTGTGTTACCGAATCTAAACAATAGGGAAGCAGAAGCTTGCCAGAAGTTAGCGACATCAGATTTATCAA
The window above is part of the Kaistella faecalis genome. Proteins encoded here:
- a CDS encoding stage II sporulation protein M codes for the protein MREVAFIKQNKEKWLGIERVIEGKIKKNPDDLSSMYINLVNDLSFSQTYYPKSKTTVYLNNLSSLIFQKIYKTKRAEQNRLLYFYKTEVPLLMHQYRRYLYYAFAFFILFTLIGVISAYYDKEFVKIILGEEYVNKTIENIQKGNAVGVYQQGSNWGSTIAITFNNLKVGAILFLYGIFGGVGTLFALLQNCIMLGSFQYFFHEHGALKDSAKGIWVHGVFEIFSMVVEAGAGLILGASILFPKTYSRFNSFKIGFRDAFKIFLSTVPFTIIAGILEGYVTRYALQMPVFLNILLIFGSLSLIGFYYFIYPYIVSAKTPLSHAVLPEKELRNHRK
- a CDS encoding YebC/PmpR family DNA-binding transcriptional regulator — its product is MGRAFEYRKASKMARWDKMAKTFSKIGKDIALAVKAGGPDQDTNPALRRCIQNARGANMPKDNVERAIKKASGADAENYEEITYEGYGQGGVAFFVECTTNNPTRTVANVRAIFNKFDGNLGKNGELAFIFDRKGIFSIDKSSIKMEWDDFEMEMIDGGAEDVESDDEEVMITTAFEDFGTLSHKLDELGIEVKSAELQRIANNTKEVSEDQFKANMKMLDRFEEDDDVQNVFHNMEITDELMESI
- a CDS encoding DUF4013 domain-containing protein yields the protein MQFYQKRNFGTIVSDTFTFFKENGKNYFKNYIFINGLLLILMVAIFVFGYRELFSQILGSNTAGQSYYFEAYFAENGVMLIIVSLLVFMLFMLVTMVSYSYPILYLKRLSETGNKNIKADELLRDLKNGSGRFLILFLGLIFIVTPLAAIVIGFSYVLVLLLIGVPLLILAMPTLMNVVNFLMFDYLHTRKGFFESLSYALRSQFSYQNTNEKSPFWKYWGSTLIMYLIIQIIMSVFTAIPMVILIGTMYTTQQAGGVQENPFAGTLGILFFLIYGVAILGSFLLMNFMFVSSGLQYYDSRTDLHRKVGFTEIDTIGTNAG
- a CDS encoding GNAT family N-acetyltransferase, whose product is MKYENKRSGNGGVITLNNDEEEIGRLTYTIFPDDSKLIISFVLVHPKFEGRGMGKYLVEEGIKFARENNWKIYPHCSYARSVMNRMNDVDDILLQR
- a CDS encoding OmpA family protein, with the protein product MKNLKLGISALALTVASTVFAQTTSNPWLIGVGAHGVNHVAAGGQVGDFFPRAFGGGDGGELYNIDNFTITPPLSKLTVARNLNKYLVLDWQTSVGNVDNKRIGMGKEFFLMTGLGLQFKFNGLWNEDSWFDPYLRVGANYLRHDYSGVNFPLTDVNGQTYLGFADNTPSTQRRKDHFTVATGLGSNFWLTKNFGLGIQGDYVSTPIDKSDVANFWQASASLLFRFGNTDRDKDGILDKDDLCPDTPGLPEFQGCPDTDGDGVPDKDDQCPDVAGPVENNGCPWPDTDGDGVVDKDDACPDVAGPAENNGCPWPDTDGDGVLDKDDACPTVPGLAQYNGCPKPKSVTATEVEAELKNIYFDFNKATIKAESGPRLDAAATIIKADRGNYLLEGQTDKKGSEAYNLNLSRQRAASVVAALDARGVDPSDLKSIGVGEAKAVVPETATDAERQQDRKVVVKAIEDATEWATYQKSDIPVKKAPVKKKK
- a CDS encoding RDD family protein: MSLIAINTSQNVNINFNTASIGERIVAFLVDLLIKAAYVLLMYFVFFRLFNLGQLLDQFDSWSRMAIIILITFPIHIYTLVCESLMEGQTFGKKLMKIKVVKIDGIQASFGDYLMRWFFRLIDVFSNSGIIGLISMIVSKNNQRLGDIASGTAVISLKSQVNISHTILENLKEDYKPVFPQVIALSDNDIRIIKENYQKALKIDDRQVISKLSNKIKEILKLEPDSVKFTERQFINVIIKDYNFYTGKDH